AACTAATTTGATATCAGCAAATTCAACTTCTTCTCCATTAAACTCAATCTTTTTCCCTGGATTTAATAGCATATCTGAAACTTTTGCAACAGGTATAGCTTTAGTAGAAAATGAAGTATTATAAGAACCAGTACCTAATGACTTAGCTTTTCCAGCTGTAATACCTGGAACACCTGGTGAGTTATATAAAGTTGCTCCATTATTAGAATATTGATATGATGAACCAAATCCTCCTCCATCTTTACCAAGTTGTCCTAACATTGCAGCTAAAGTATAAACAATCCAATGTGTTTGTTCCCCATGATCACCTCTTTGAAGTGCCCAACCAATCATTAACATTGTTCTTCCATTAACCATTGTTTCTGCAAGATTTATTATCTCATCTTCTTTTATACCAGTTATTTTAGATGCCCATTTAGGAGTTTTATCTATATTATCTTTTTTCCCTACTATATATTCACTAAACTGATCAAAACCTACAGTATATCTTTTTAGAAAGGTTTTATCATGTAAATTATTTTTATATAAGTAGTTTGCAATACCAATAAATAAAGCAACATCAGTATTTGGAATAATTTGAATATTTTGTGCATTAAAATATTTTGAAGTATCTGTAATTTGTGGATCGATTGAAATAATATTCATTTTTCTTTTTTTAGAAGCTTCTTTAATTTTTTCATATTTTAAATAAGCTTTATGTGCAGGAGCATTCCAATCAATTGCATTTGTATTAACCATATCATTACCAATTAAGATAATATTATCAGTATGTTTTGCAACTAAATCTAAAGAAGTATGTCTGTGGTGGTGATTTGTTCCAATAACATAAGGTGCAATTACATTAACAGCCCCAGTTGAATATGTTCCTTTTGAATCGACAAAGTTTACTCCACAAGTATTTAGCATTCTTTTAAGAAGTGTTTGAGGGTTATTTAATTTCCCAACTCCAAACCAACCATAACTTCCTGCATAAATTGAATCTTTTCCATAATCTTTTTGAACTCGTAATAACTCTTCGTAAACAATTTGATTTGCTTCTTCCCATGAAACTCTTACAAATCTTTCTTTACCTCTTTTTGTCGTATCACTTTTATGTCTATTTTTTAAAAAACCTTCTCTTATATATGGATACTCAACTCTTGTTTGATTATATGTTCTACTTTTTAATGCTTTTTCCATAATTGAAGGTTGTGCGTCTACATCTAAAGGTTTACTATCTGTAATTACACCATTTCTTATAGTAACTAAACTAGTTCCCCAATGTGTAGCAGTTACAACTTTTTTACTTTTCTCAAGTAAAGACATGTTTGCTCCCATTAGTGGAGCTGAAAGTCCTAAAATACCAGTAGTTTTAATAAAATTTCTTCTTGAAGTTTTCATCTTATTTCCCCTTTAATGATTCGTATTGAAGATAAACACTAACAGCTTTTGTTTCTTTTTTCGAAAAGCCTGCATTAGTTTTCATTGTTTTCATGATTGATGGCCATTGATTTGGTGTGTATTCGTAAGCTTCAAATGTCTTATGGCAAGAACCACATCTTTGGTATAATTCTTCCTCTTTATTCCATAGTTCATTTTCATTAGTAACTAATGCTTTTGAGTTTTTTAGTTTAAAATCAATATCAATTTTTTTCCATTTTACACCATAAACATCTTCTTTTGTTTCACTAACTTTCATGTTTTTTGTAAACTCATCTTCAAGACGTGCCAATTTAATTCTATCTTTGCTTGAATAAAAAATAATATATTCATTTCCATCCATTACCCAGCCAGATAAAGTAAAATCACCTTTATTCTCATTAACTTTAGCACCTTTATAAAGTACTCCTACAGGTTCATTCTTCATAGAAAGTATTTCTAAATTTTTAGAAGCATACTCCTTTGAAAAAAGCATAGTAGGTATGGCAAATAGTATTAACACAATACCTTTCTTAAACATTTCTCACTCCTTTTTTGTGATAAAAAATGTTAACAAAAAAAGCTAGGATAAAAATTGGAAAACTTGTAAATTTAAATTTTTACTTAAATTTAATATATAAAACTGAGAATTATAGTAAAATTTAAAATTATGTAGGATTAGGGAAGATATGTATATAAAATAATAATTTATTTTTTGATTTAATTGTAAAAAGTATTTTGGGATTTTTATTGAAATTAGTGGAGGAGGTAGCCGGACTCGAACCGACGCATACAGGATTTGCAATCCCGGGCATTACCAACTTTGCTATACCTCCAAAAAAGTGGAATAGAATTATAGCAAAGATTTCTTAATTTTGATTTAAATTTTGGGCTTTATTTGCCTTTCTTTCGTGTCTTACTAAATATATTCCAGCAAAAATTACAATCATTGCTCCTAGAACTGTAAACCTATCAGGAATTTCATTAAACATCAGCCATCCTAAAATAGTAGCACTTATTATTTCTAAGTATTGAAATGATGCAAGTGTTGAAGCTTTTGCATGAAAAAATGCACTTGAAACAAGAAGTTGTACTATTGTTGTTCCTATACCTAAAATTAGTAAAATCCACCAAATTGAACTATCAATTTTATGAAAACTAAAAACTTCAATATTAAAGCTCTCACCAAATAATATTACAATTGATAAGAAAAAAGTAGCTACAACACCTACCCAAAACTGTAAACTAATACTATTTCCTAAATTTGAAGCCATTCTAATAGACATTAGATACAAAGCATAACATATAGCAGAAGCAATAGGTAAAAATGAAGCTATCCCATATAAAGCAAAATTTGGTCTTATAATTATAAAAGTTCCAACTAGACCTATTAATACAGCAATTATATGATTATAAAAGATTTTCTCTTTTAAAAATATTACTGATAAAATTGTAAGTACCATTGGTTCAATAAAAAATAAAGCTATATTATTTGCTAAGGGCAAATATCTAAGCCCCCAAAAAAGAAGTATTATAGTTAGTGAAACAAAAAGCCCTAAGAAAATATAAGAAAGTCTAAATTTTTCAATTTTTTGTTTTATAAAAAGGCTAATTAAAAAAATAAATACTACTTGCATAAAAAATCTAATCCATGCAATTTGAGTTGGGCTAAGTGATGTTGATAAGTATTTTGCGATTGCATCCGTAAAAGGAAGAAGCAAAACAGCTAATAGCATAAATAACATACCTTTATTTACACTTTTTGATTGTTGTAATATATCTGTTTTCATGAGGTGTATTATAATTAAAGTAGCTTATTTTAAAATCAAAGTATAAATAATATTTTATAAAGTAAAAAAAGGGGAGATCTTAAGTAATAAAAGTGGCAGAGAGTGGGGGATTCGAACCCCCGGAGGCGTTAACCTCGCCGGTTTTCAAAACCGGTACATTCGACCAACTCTGTCAACTCTCTACACTATTATAATGGTGCGAATGGTGAGAATCGAACTCACACTCCGAAACCGGAATGGGATTTTAAGTCCCACGCGTCTACCTATTCCGCCACACTCGCACATTTTAAACTTAAGTTTTAACATCTTTAAAAGTTGTTATTCTTAAATTGGACTGGAATTATAATAGAAAATTTTTTATTTGTCAAGAGTTTTTTTAAAAAAATTAAAAAATTTCTTTTTTTTTATATTTTATCTAAATAAAACACCAAAATTAGTATAATCTCAATTATAATAATTATAGTTACACTAAAGGATAAATATGAGAAGTGATGAAGTAAAAAAAGGATTTGAGAGAACTCCCCACAGATCACTATTAAGAGCTACAGGATTAAAAGATGAAGATTTTGATAAACCATTTATTGGAGTTGCAAACTCATTTATTGAGATAATTCCAGGACATTTCTTTTTAAATAAAGTAGCAGAAATTATAAAAAAAGAGATTAGAGCAAATGGCTGCATACCATTTGAATTTAATACAATTGGTGTTGATGATGGTATAGCAATGGGACATGATGGTATGCTATTTTCACTTCCATCAAGAGAATTAATTGCAAACTCAATTGAAACAGTTATGAATGCACACAAACTTGATGCAATGATTGCAATTCCAAACTGTGATAAGATTGTACCAGGTATGATTATGGGTGCATTAAGAGTTGATGTTCCTACTGTATTTGTTTCTGGTGGTCCTATGGCAAAAGGTTACACAAAAGATGGAAACCCTATTGATTTAGCAACAGCATTTGAAGCAGTTGGTAAATATGAAAAAGGGGATATGAACGAGGAAGAGTTAAAAGATATTGAGTGCAATGCATGTCCAAGTGGTGGTTCATGTTCAGGTATGTTTACAGCTAACTCTATGAATACACTTATGGAAGCTATGGGTATTGCCTTACCTGGAAATGGAACTATTTTAGCTTTAACACCTCAAAGAGAAGAGCTGTATAAAAAAGCAGCAAGAAGAATTTGTGAAATAGCAAAAGATAAACAAAAAACAGAAAAATTTAAATTAAAAAATATTTTAAATGAAAATGCTGTTAAAAATGCCTTTGCAGTTGATATGGCAATGGGTGGAAGTTCAAATACAGTTTTACACATGCTAGCAATTGCAAAAGAAGCAGATGTTAATTTCAATCTTGAAAATATCAATGAAATTTCAAAAAGAGTTTCTCATATTGCAAAAATTTCTCCATCTTTAAGTACTGTTCATATGGAAGATATAAACAAAGCTGGTGGAGTAAATGCTGTTATGAAAGAGATGAGTAAAAGAGGTGACAATATCTTACTTGATAATCTTACAATCACAGGAGAATCAATACTAGAAAGAATCTCTGATGCAGATATTAAAGATACAAATATCATTCACACAATTGATAACCCTTATAGCAAAGTTGGTGGACTTGCAATTTTATATGGTAACCTTGCAAAAGAAGGAGCTGTTATTAAAACTGCTGGAATTACAGGAGATAGAGCATTAACAGGAAAGGCTGTATGTTTTGATGGACAACCTGAAGCTATAAAAGGTATTGTTGAGGGGAAAGTAAAAGCTGGAGATGTTGTTGTTATTAGATATGAAGGGCCAAAAGGTGGTCCAGGTATGCAAGAGATGCTTGCCCCTACTTCATTAATAATGGGAATGGGACTTGGAGATAAAGTTGCACTTATTACTGATGGTAGATTTAGTGGTGCTACAAGAGGTGCTTCAATTGGTCACGTAAGTCCAGAAGCTGCTGAGGGTGGCATGATTGGATTATTAAAAGATGGTGATGAAATTCATATTGATGTTGATAAATATATCTTAGAAGTAAACTTATCAGATGAAGAGATAGCAAAAAGAAAAGCTGAGTTTACTCCACTTAAAAAACCTCTTAACTCAAGATGGTTAGGACAATATAGAAGTTTAGTTACAAACGCAAGTTCTGGAGCAATTTTAAAATCTGACTTATAATTAAAAAAGAAAGGAAAACTTCCTTTCTTTACTTTTATTAACTCTTTGTTAACCTTTGATTGTAAATTAGTTTACACTAAAAGCTTATACTTTTACAATAAAATAAAAAAAGGAACAAATATGAAATCAAAACTATTTATAATTTCAACACTAATAGCTACTAATATATTTGCAAACTCTATTGATTTTAATATGGCTCAAAAAGATACTAAAAGAGTATCTCCTACTTCATCAACAGAGTTGTTATCTTTTAATTCAAGCGTTAAAGATGCAATGAAATCAGTAGTTAATATCTCTGCAAAA
The window above is part of the Malaciobacter marinus genome. Proteins encoded here:
- a CDS encoding molybdopterin-dependent oxidoreductase, producing the protein MKTSRRNFIKTTGILGLSAPLMGANMSLLEKSKKVVTATHWGTSLVTIRNGVITDSKPLDVDAQPSIMEKALKSRTYNQTRVEYPYIREGFLKNRHKSDTTKRGKERFVRVSWEEANQIVYEELLRVQKDYGKDSIYAGSYGWFGVGKLNNPQTLLKRMLNTCGVNFVDSKGTYSTGAVNVIAPYVIGTNHHHRHTSLDLVAKHTDNIILIGNDMVNTNAIDWNAPAHKAYLKYEKIKEASKKRKMNIISIDPQITDTSKYFNAQNIQIIPNTDVALFIGIANYLYKNNLHDKTFLKRYTVGFDQFSEYIVGKKDNIDKTPKWASKITGIKEDEIINLAETMVNGRTMLMIGWALQRGDHGEQTHWIVYTLAAMLGQLGKDGGGFGSSYQYSNNGATLYNSPGVPGITAGKAKSLGTGSYNTSFSTKAIPVAKVSDMLLNPGKKIEFNGEEVEFADIKLVYWAGGNPMHHQQDRNKMVKAWQKPEVIINQDPYWTASSRMADIILPATTEIERDDIVAIGSKSGAGIVAIKKGIEPIEESKSDYDIFRDICKKFGREKEFTEGRDQLGWVKHFYESSIRQAKARNIKLPSFEEFWEKGYVEFKEKTSQADTFNYMEDFIEDPLENPLGTPSGRIEIFSRKIASYKYDDCLGHPAWYEPAEYLGNSTKDYPYHLVSPHPKFRLHSQLNNTILRNVYEIKGREPIYIHPKDAKKKGIKDGDIVLVSSKRGKILAGAIITKDIREKTVLIFEGAWYDPKYIEGLGTICVHGDVNVLTLDKGTSRLAQGNIAHTTLVTFEKYTGKIPPVTVFSKPEII
- a CDS encoding DMT family transporter, with protein sequence MKTDILQQSKSVNKGMLFMLLAVLLLPFTDAIAKYLSTSLSPTQIAWIRFFMQVVFIFLISLFIKQKIEKFRLSYIFLGLFVSLTIILLFWGLRYLPLANNIALFFIEPMVLTILSVIFLKEKIFYNHIIAVLIGLVGTFIIIRPNFALYGIASFLPIASAICYALYLMSIRMASNLGNSISLQFWVGVVATFFLSIVILFGESFNIEVFSFHKIDSSIWWILLILGIGTTIVQLLVSSAFFHAKASTLASFQYLEIISATILGWLMFNEIPDRFTVLGAMIVIFAGIYLVRHERKANKAQNLNQN
- the ilvD gene encoding dihydroxy-acid dehydratase, producing MRSDEVKKGFERTPHRSLLRATGLKDEDFDKPFIGVANSFIEIIPGHFFLNKVAEIIKKEIRANGCIPFEFNTIGVDDGIAMGHDGMLFSLPSRELIANSIETVMNAHKLDAMIAIPNCDKIVPGMIMGALRVDVPTVFVSGGPMAKGYTKDGNPIDLATAFEAVGKYEKGDMNEEELKDIECNACPSGGSCSGMFTANSMNTLMEAMGIALPGNGTILALTPQREELYKKAARRICEIAKDKQKTEKFKLKNILNENAVKNAFAVDMAMGGSSNTVLHMLAIAKEADVNFNLENINEISKRVSHIAKISPSLSTVHMEDINKAGGVNAVMKEMSKRGDNILLDNLTITGESILERISDADIKDTNIIHTIDNPYSKVGGLAILYGNLAKEGAVIKTAGITGDRALTGKAVCFDGQPEAIKGIVEGKVKAGDVVVIRYEGPKGGPGMQEMLAPTSLIMGMGLGDKVALITDGRFSGATRGASIGHVSPEAAEGGMIGLLKDGDEIHIDVDKYILEVNLSDEEIAKRKAEFTPLKKPLNSRWLGQYRSLVTNASSGAILKSDL